One stretch of Acidimicrobiales bacterium DNA includes these proteins:
- a CDS encoding helix-turn-helix domain-containing protein has product MVPFPDRLLTVREVAGIMRVSTMTVYRLIQAGDLPALRVGRSWRLRGAEVDAYLGRGAG; this is encoded by the coding sequence GTGGTTCCCTTCCCCGACCGGCTCCTGACCGTCCGTGAGGTCGCCGGGATCATGCGCGTGTCGACGATGACCGTGTACCGGCTCATCCAGGCCGGCGACCTGCCGGCGCTGCGGGTGGGCCGGAGCTGGCGGCTGCGGGGCGCCGAGGTCGACGCCTACCTCGGGCGGGGGGCGGGCTGA